From a region of the Mobula hypostoma chromosome 6, sMobHyp1.1, whole genome shotgun sequence genome:
- the LOC134347908 gene encoding histone H4, with amino-acid sequence MSGRGKGGKGLGKGGAKRHRKVLRDNIQGITKPAIRRLARRGGVKRISGLIYEETRGVLKVFLENVIRDAVTYTEHAKRKTVTAMDVVYALKRQGRTLYGFGG; translated from the coding sequence ATGTCCGGACGTGGGAAAGGAGGCAAAGGTCTAGGAAAAGGAGGAGCAAAGCGGCACCGTAAAGTCTTGCGGGACAATATCCAGGGAATTACCAAGCCAGCTATTCGCCGACTGGCTCGTCGCGGGGGAGTAAAGAGAATCTCCGGTTTGATCTACGAGGAGACCCGGGGCGTCCTCAAAGTGTTCCTGGAGAACGTGATCCGCGACGCCGTCACCTACACCGAGCACGCCAAGCGGAAAACAGTCACCGCCATGGATGTGGTGTACGCGTTGAAGCGGCAGGGCCGTACTCTCTACGGCTTCGGCGGTTAG